A window of the Streptomyces luomodiensis genome harbors these coding sequences:
- a CDS encoding cobalamin B12-binding domain-containing protein: MGVTGPIRVVVAKPGLDGHDRGAKVIARALRDAGMEVIYTGLHQTPEQIVDTAIQEDADAIGLSILSGAHMTLFAKVLELLREREAEDIKVFGGGIIPEADIPPLKEQGVAEIFTPGATTAAIVEWVRENVRPVAA, from the coding sequence ATGGGTGTGACCGGTCCGATCCGTGTGGTGGTGGCCAAGCCGGGGCTGGACGGCCATGACCGCGGGGCGAAGGTGATCGCGCGGGCGTTGCGCGACGCGGGCATGGAGGTCATCTACACCGGGCTCCACCAGACGCCCGAGCAGATCGTCGACACCGCGATCCAGGAGGACGCCGACGCGATCGGGCTGTCCATTCTGTCCGGTGCCCATATGACCTTGTTCGCCAAGGTGCTGGAGCTGCTGCGGGAGCGCGAGGCCGAGGACATCAAGGTGTTCGGCGGCGGGATCATCCCCGAGGCGGACATTCCCCCGCTCAAGGAGCAGGGCGTCGCGGAGATCTTCACCCCGGGGGCGACGACGGCGGCCATCGTGGAATGGGTCCGCGAGAACGTCCGCCCGGTGGCCGCCTGA
- a CDS encoding SDR family NAD(P)-dependent oxidoreductase: MDNTPDTTPETLTRAATGVGLGLLADKVAFVTGAGRGIGAAAARLFAREGARVLLAARTEAQIKAVAEEIRATGGTADHVVCDLADAASVRAAVDRAVELYGRLDVAFNNGATSHQPGPMDQFPEADFDHVYAVNLRGPWLAMTAEVTAIRATAGTGAIVNNSSVGSLMGNPELPAYSAMKRAVNSLTESAAVTYGPEGIRVNAIAPGATITEMIREWEDSSPGVIERITTQAPLRRAADPDEIAQAAAWLLSDRASYVTGTVLRVDGGSRA, encoded by the coding sequence ATGGACAACACACCGGACACCACCCCCGAGACCCTGACCCGCGCCGCCACCGGGGTCGGCCTCGGCCTGCTGGCCGACAAGGTCGCCTTCGTCACTGGCGCCGGGCGCGGCATCGGCGCCGCCGCGGCGCGCCTCTTCGCCCGGGAGGGCGCCCGGGTGCTGCTGGCGGCCCGTACGGAGGCCCAGATCAAGGCGGTCGCCGAGGAGATCCGGGCGACCGGCGGTACCGCGGACCACGTCGTGTGCGACCTGGCCGACGCGGCGAGCGTGCGGGCCGCCGTCGACCGGGCCGTGGAGCTGTACGGCCGGCTCGACGTGGCCTTCAACAACGGCGCGACGAGCCATCAGCCGGGCCCGATGGACCAGTTCCCGGAGGCCGACTTCGACCATGTCTACGCCGTCAACCTCAGGGGCCCCTGGCTGGCCATGACCGCCGAGGTGACGGCCATCCGCGCCACCGCCGGAACGGGCGCCATCGTCAACAACTCGAGCGTCGGCAGCCTCATGGGCAACCCCGAACTCCCGGCGTACAGCGCCATGAAGCGCGCGGTCAACAGCCTCACCGAGTCGGCCGCCGTCACGTACGGCCCGGAGGGCATCCGCGTCAACGCCATCGCGCCCGGCGCCACGATCACCGAGATGATCCGCGAATGGGAGGACAGCTCCCCCGGCGTCATCGAGCGGATCACGACGCAGGCCCCGCTGCGCCGTGCCGCCGACCCGGACGAGATCGCCCAGGCCGCCGCGTGGCTCCTCAGCGACCGCGCCTCCTACGTGACCGGCACGGTGCTACGGGTGGACGGCGGCAGCCGGGCCTGA
- a CDS encoding L,D-transpeptidase produces the protein MTVPLAVAVAGPAQAAASYCTSTAGPYQKQAEKFLGRPVDGRQSRADCRAIQKFQINHGISPTIGYAGPITSGVMKLINAQKAAGHKPNAAKKCPTNKGRIACVDLTRQLSWIQDGSRLVYGPVPVRTGRNGFETRTGLTRVYWRNKNHWSTLYKVAMPYSQFFDGGQAFHSIAGSVWSPPGSHGCVNMRAADAKKYWSLLKNGDDVYVYGRKPGT, from the coding sequence ATGACGGTGCCGCTCGCGGTCGCCGTGGCCGGTCCGGCGCAGGCCGCCGCGTCGTACTGCACCAGCACCGCGGGTCCGTATCAGAAGCAGGCCGAGAAGTTCCTGGGCCGCCCCGTCGACGGGCGGCAGTCGCGGGCGGACTGCCGCGCGATCCAGAAGTTCCAGATCAACCACGGCATCAGCCCGACGATCGGCTACGCCGGCCCGATCACCTCGGGTGTGATGAAGCTGATCAACGCCCAGAAGGCGGCCGGACACAAACCGAACGCGGCGAAGAAGTGCCCGACCAACAAGGGCCGCATCGCCTGTGTCGACCTCACCCGGCAGCTGAGCTGGATCCAGGACGGCTCCCGGCTGGTCTACGGACCGGTTCCGGTGCGGACCGGGCGGAACGGCTTCGAGACCCGCACCGGGCTGACCAGGGTCTACTGGCGGAACAAGAACCACTGGTCGACGCTCTACAAGGTCGCCATGCCCTACAGCCAGTTCTTCGACGGCGGTCAGGCGTTCCACTCCATCGCCGGCAGCGTATGGTCCCCGCCCGGCTCCCACGGCTGCGTCAATATGCGCGCGGCCGACGCCAAGAAGTACTGGAGCCTGCTGAAGAACGGCGACGATGTGTACGTCTACGGGCGCAAGCCCGGCACCTGA
- a CDS encoding C40 family peptidase, with the protein MASHRKPRTRIPAPRTGHGRRTAVGFTTAALASVTLLSQSANAAPGDPRPASQSIEKVKEKVDTLYHQAETATQRYNAAKERTDQQRAKVDKLLDSVAQRTEKLNEARRTLGTYAAAQYRDGGLARSAATLLFSDDPQDVFDQSHLLDRLTGRQKQAVDNFRTQRTKTAEERRKAGASLATLTAAQKQLKTQKKTVQDKLTEARRLLANLTAKEKARLAAIEKKQAEEARRKAAALAEKQRQEAAARKKQQEQQGQQDGSGGSTAPSAPANSSKAAQAIAFAKAQLGKPYVWGATGPSSFDCSGLTQAAWKSAGISLPRTTWDQVKIGTRVSTSQLQPGDLVFFYDDISHVGLYIGDGMMIHAPKPGDVVKKAPITEMPIYGSVRPA; encoded by the coding sequence TTGGCGTCGCACCGCAAACCGCGGACCCGCATACCCGCCCCGCGCACCGGTCACGGCCGCCGTACGGCCGTCGGGTTCACCACGGCCGCCCTCGCCTCCGTCACCCTCCTGTCCCAGTCGGCCAACGCCGCGCCCGGTGATCCCCGGCCGGCCTCCCAGTCGATCGAGAAGGTCAAGGAGAAGGTCGACACCCTCTACCACCAGGCGGAGACCGCCACCCAGCGCTACAACGCCGCGAAGGAACGCACCGACCAGCAGCGGGCCAAGGTCGACAAGCTGCTGGACTCCGTCGCCCAGCGCACCGAGAAGCTCAACGAGGCGCGACGCACACTGGGCACCTACGCCGCCGCCCAGTACCGCGACGGCGGATTGGCCCGCTCCGCCGCGACCCTGCTGTTCTCCGACGATCCGCAGGACGTCTTCGACCAGTCGCATCTGCTGGACCGGCTGACCGGTCGACAGAAGCAGGCCGTCGACAACTTCCGGACACAGCGGACGAAGACCGCCGAGGAGCGCCGTAAGGCCGGCGCGAGCCTCGCCACGCTGACCGCGGCGCAGAAGCAGCTGAAGACCCAGAAGAAGACCGTCCAGGACAAACTGACCGAGGCCCGGCGGCTGCTGGCGAATCTGACCGCCAAGGAGAAGGCACGGCTGGCGGCGATCGAGAAGAAGCAGGCGGAAGAGGCCCGCCGTAAGGCCGCCGCGCTGGCCGAGAAGCAGCGGCAGGAGGCCGCCGCCCGGAAAAAGCAGCAGGAGCAGCAGGGACAGCAGGACGGGAGCGGCGGCTCGACGGCCCCCTCGGCCCCCGCCAACAGCTCCAAGGCGGCCCAGGCCATCGCCTTCGCGAAGGCGCAGCTCGGCAAGCCGTACGTGTGGGGCGCCACCGGCCCGAGCTCCTTCGACTGCTCAGGACTGACGCAGGCGGCCTGGAAGTCCGCCGGGATCTCGCTGCCGCGCACCACCTGGGACCAGGTGAAGATCGGTACGCGCGTCTCGACGTCCCAGCTCCAGCCGGGCGATCTCGTCTTCTTCTACGACGACATCAGCCATGTCGGCCTCTACATCGGCGACGGGATGATGATCCACGCGCCGAAGCCGGGCGATGTGGTGAAGAAGGCCCCGATCACGGAGATGCCGATTTACGGGAGCGTACGGCCCGCGTAG
- the pcrA gene encoding DNA helicase PcrA, which translates to MSSLFDDSFLADLGPPSHEEEPPPPEDSAHPAHGGAEDVPHHLFSGAFDAPVPREAHYRDGAPRPAVDPSALLEGMNEQQKAAVEHTGAPLLIVAGAGSGKTRVLTHRIAYLLGARGVHPGQILAITFTNKAAGEMKERVEELVGPRANAMWVSTFHSACVRILRRESKKLGFTSSFSIYDAADSKRLMSLVCRDLDLDPKRFPPKSFSAKISNLKNELIDEETFAGQAADGFEKTLAEAYAMYQSRLREANALDFDDIIMTTVNLLQAFPDVAEHYRRRFRHVLVDEYQDTNHAQYTLVRELVGTDTEETTAAELCVVGDADQSIYAFRGATIRNILQFEEDYPTARTILLEQNYRSTQTILSAANAVIERNENRRPKNLWTQAGAGAEIVGYVADTEHDEAQFVADEIDRLTDAGDAKAGDVAVFYRTNAQSRVFEEIFIRVGLPYKVVGGVRFYERKEVRDVLAYLRVLANPEDSVPLRRILNVPKRGIGERAEAMIDALALREKITFPQALRRVDEAYGMAARSANAVKRFNTLMEELHTIAESGAGPATVLEAVLERTGYLAELQASTDPQDETRIENLQELAAVALEFEQDRSEENPGSLADFLEQVALVADSDQIPDEDTEGSGVITLMTLHTAKGLEFPVVFLSGMEDGVFPHMRALGQTKELEEERRLAYVGITRARERLYLTRSTMRSAWGQPAYNPPSRFLEEIPDQYVRWRRTGPATPSASMGGVASTPPSGLSSGLSSSRARTGGSGFATRRAKERPVVALAIGDRVTHDSFGLGTVVAVKGSGDNAEATIDFGDEKPKRLLLRYAPVEKL; encoded by the coding sequence ATGAGCAGCCTCTTTGACGACAGCTTCCTGGCGGACCTCGGGCCCCCCTCTCATGAGGAGGAGCCACCGCCGCCCGAGGATTCGGCGCACCCTGCCCACGGTGGTGCTGAGGACGTGCCGCATCACCTCTTCAGCGGCGCCTTCGACGCGCCCGTGCCCAGGGAGGCCCACTACCGGGACGGCGCGCCGCGGCCCGCCGTGGACCCGTCCGCCCTGCTCGAGGGGATGAACGAGCAGCAGAAGGCCGCCGTGGAGCACACCGGCGCTCCGCTGCTGATCGTCGCGGGCGCCGGCTCCGGCAAGACCCGGGTGCTCACCCACCGCATCGCGTATCTGCTCGGTGCCCGCGGGGTGCACCCCGGCCAGATCCTCGCCATCACCTTCACCAACAAGGCGGCGGGCGAGATGAAGGAGCGCGTCGAGGAGCTCGTCGGCCCGCGGGCCAACGCCATGTGGGTGTCCACTTTCCACAGCGCCTGCGTCCGCATCCTGCGCCGAGAGTCCAAGAAGCTCGGCTTCACCTCGTCGTTCTCGATCTACGACGCCGCCGACTCCAAGCGGCTGATGTCGCTGGTCTGCCGGGATCTGGACCTCGACCCCAAGCGGTTCCCGCCGAAGTCCTTCAGCGCCAAGATCTCCAACCTGAAGAACGAGCTGATCGACGAGGAGACCTTCGCCGGGCAGGCTGCGGACGGCTTTGAGAAGACCCTCGCTGAGGCGTACGCGATGTACCAGTCGAGGCTGCGCGAGGCCAATGCGCTGGACTTCGACGACATCATCATGACCACGGTCAATCTGCTCCAGGCGTTCCCGGACGTCGCCGAGCACTACCGCCGCCGCTTCCGGCACGTCCTGGTGGACGAGTACCAGGACACCAACCACGCCCAGTACACCCTCGTGCGCGAGCTGGTGGGCACGGACACCGAGGAGACGACCGCCGCCGAGCTGTGCGTGGTGGGCGACGCCGATCAGTCGATCTACGCCTTCCGGGGCGCCACGATCCGTAACATCCTCCAGTTCGAGGAGGACTACCCCACCGCGCGGACGATCCTCCTCGAGCAGAACTACCGCTCGACCCAGACCATCCTGAGTGCGGCCAACGCGGTCATCGAGCGCAATGAGAACCGCCGCCCGAAGAACCTGTGGACACAGGCCGGCGCCGGAGCCGAGATCGTCGGCTATGTGGCCGACACCGAGCACGACGAGGCCCAGTTCGTCGCCGACGAGATCGACCGGCTGACGGACGCGGGCGACGCCAAGGCCGGGGACGTGGCGGTCTTCTACCGGACCAACGCCCAGTCCCGTGTCTTCGAGGAGATCTTCATCCGGGTCGGGCTGCCGTACAAGGTCGTCGGCGGCGTGCGCTTCTATGAGCGCAAGGAGGTCCGGGACGTCCTCGCGTACCTGCGGGTGCTGGCCAACCCCGAGGACTCCGTCCCGCTGCGCCGGATTCTGAACGTGCCCAAGCGCGGTATCGGGGAGCGCGCCGAGGCCATGATCGACGCGCTGGCGCTGCGCGAGAAGATCACCTTCCCGCAGGCGCTGCGCCGGGTGGACGAGGCGTACGGCATGGCGGCCCGCTCGGCCAACGCCGTCAAGCGGTTCAACACCCTCATGGAGGAGCTGCACACCATCGCGGAGTCCGGGGCGGGCCCGGCGACCGTCCTGGAGGCGGTGCTGGAGCGCACCGGCTATCTGGCCGAGCTCCAGGCGTCCACCGATCCGCAGGACGAGACCCGGATCGAGAACCTCCAGGAGCTCGCGGCCGTGGCCCTGGAGTTCGAGCAGGACCGGAGCGAGGAGAACCCCGGCAGCCTCGCGGACTTCCTGGAGCAGGTCGCGCTCGTCGCCGACTCCGACCAGATCCCGGACGAGGACACCGAGGGCTCCGGCGTGATCACGCTGATGACGCTGCACACGGCGAAGGGTCTGGAGTTCCCGGTCGTCTTCCTCAGCGGCATGGAGGACGGCGTCTTCCCGCATATGCGGGCGCTCGGCCAGACCAAGGAGCTGGAGGAGGAGCGGCGGCTGGCCTATGTGGGGATCACCCGGGCCCGCGAGCGGCTCTATCTGACCCGGTCGACGATGCGCAGCGCCTGGGGACAGCCCGCGTACAACCCGCCGTCCCGCTTCCTGGAGGAGATCCCGGATCAGTATGTGCGGTGGCGGCGCACCGGGCCCGCCACCCCGTCGGCGTCCATGGGCGGCGTCGCCTCGACCCCGCCGTCGGGGCTGTCGTCCGGTCTGTCGTCGTCGCGTGCGCGCACCGGGGGCAGCGGGTTCGCCACCCGGCGGGCCAAGGAGCGTCCGGTGGTCGCTCTGGCCATCGGTGACCGGGTCACCCATGACTCGTTCGGGCTCGGCACGGTGGTGGCGGTCAAGGGCAGCGGGGACAACGCGGAGGCGACGATCGACTTCGGCGACGAGAAGCCGAAGCGGCTGCTGCTGCGGTACGCACCGGTGGAGAAGCTGTAG
- a CDS encoding M23 family metallopeptidase, which translates to MVNDRHPSGASPTVPAPDASYPYEEAYGQRQDTAHGYVGYDGYSTGSFDHLATAYGDGDPLFGTLPGAYDDGQGAHSGQYDASQWAAVDQHQTGSYQQHDTGHYDTASYGSGYDTGAYDTTAMWAASGYHLPTGIPTQQDAETGAQWDIGAWDAGATGQTEMPGQWDHGTGYESGVQTSGVDTGQTQFWDTSLYGTVDEGQYDHSELNHPGLDQAGFEQHEHEPNAFEQTAVFEQAVIPEQPDGFEHTAVFDPIHESDQPYDPAPEAEPEPEAAAVRESAPSPRREASRGRRRTPSRPKRSALLTVAVPSVCALGVTAVAAASVSGMGSDKKDESTTQAAPDTAAAPVKPSAANSKLDSQLAEVREGANDFRDRASRTQERIDLQARQAAEKKRKAEEAARKEALRPKFALPVAQHGLSAQFGQAGINWMSVHTGIDFPVSYGTPVMAATDGTVTTQWNDAYGNMVVLTSPDGTETWYCHLSSAKIRSGTVKAGDTIAYSGNSGNSTGPHLHFEVHPGGGSAIDPLPWLRSHGLDPT; encoded by the coding sequence GTGGTGAACGACCGTCACCCGTCGGGGGCCTCTCCGACCGTCCCCGCTCCCGACGCCTCGTATCCGTACGAAGAGGCTTACGGTCAGCGGCAGGACACAGCGCACGGCTACGTCGGGTACGACGGCTATTCCACCGGCAGCTTCGACCACCTGGCCACGGCCTACGGTGACGGTGACCCGCTCTTCGGCACGCTTCCGGGCGCGTACGACGACGGACAGGGCGCCCACAGCGGTCAGTACGACGCCTCCCAGTGGGCCGCGGTCGACCAGCACCAGACCGGCTCGTACCAGCAGCACGACACGGGCCACTACGACACGGCCTCTTACGGCTCCGGTTACGACACCGGCGCCTACGACACCACCGCGATGTGGGCCGCCTCCGGCTATCACCTGCCGACCGGCATCCCCACCCAGCAGGACGCCGAGACCGGCGCCCAGTGGGACATCGGCGCCTGGGACGCGGGCGCCACCGGCCAGACCGAGATGCCGGGCCAGTGGGACCACGGCACGGGGTACGAGTCCGGGGTACAGACCTCGGGCGTGGACACCGGGCAGACCCAGTTCTGGGACACCTCCCTCTACGGGACCGTGGACGAGGGGCAGTACGACCACTCGGAGCTGAACCACCCGGGGCTCGACCAGGCAGGCTTCGAGCAGCACGAGCACGAGCCCAACGCCTTCGAGCAGACGGCCGTGTTCGAACAGGCCGTCATCCCCGAGCAGCCCGACGGCTTCGAGCACACCGCCGTCTTCGACCCGATCCACGAGTCCGACCAACCGTACGACCCGGCCCCCGAGGCGGAACCTGAACCCGAGGCGGCGGCCGTGCGGGAATCCGCCCCCTCCCCCCGCCGGGAGGCGAGCCGCGGTCGCCGCCGTACCCCCTCCCGACCCAAGCGCTCCGCGCTCCTCACCGTCGCCGTCCCCTCCGTCTGCGCCCTGGGCGTCACCGCCGTGGCCGCGGCCTCGGTCAGCGGCATGGGAAGCGACAAGAAAGACGAATCCACCACCCAGGCCGCGCCCGACACCGCCGCGGCCCCCGTGAAGCCCTCCGCCGCCAACAGCAAGCTGGACTCCCAGCTCGCCGAGGTCCGGGAGGGCGCCAACGACTTCCGCGACCGCGCCAGCCGCACCCAGGAGCGCATCGACCTCCAGGCGCGCCAGGCCGCCGAGAAGAAGCGCAAGGCCGAGGAGGCGGCGCGGAAGGAAGCGCTGCGCCCGAAGTTCGCGCTGCCCGTCGCCCAGCACGGCCTCAGCGCCCAGTTCGGCCAGGCCGGTATCAACTGGATGTCGGTGCACACCGGCATCGACTTCCCGGTGAGTTACGGCACGCCCGTGATGGCCGCCACCGACGGCACCGTCACGACGCAGTGGAACGACGCCTACGGCAACATGGTCGTGCTGACCAGCCCGGACGGTACGGAGACCTGGTACTGCCACCTCAGCAGCGCCAAGATCCGCTCCGGGACCGTCAAGGCCGGGGACACCATCGCCTACTCCGGGAACTCCGGTAACTCCACCGGCCCGCATCTGCACTTCGAGGTGCACCCCGGCGGCGGCTCGGCCATCGACCCGCTGCCCTGGCTGCGGAGCCACGGCCTCGACCCGACCTGA
- a CDS encoding TetR/AcrR family transcriptional regulator has product MAGRSPAGQRVWGVACDLFYQEGIRAVGVAEIAERSGVGKPSIYRSFESKDHLAVAYVKAQADPPRDWLEAARGACPGDPLAQLRHVIGAIADRISEPDFRGCPLANACVEFPDRDHPVHRTAGGLKAEYLEMLADLIAPLPVRDPQGLAYMLQMLVEGANVTTQIFSAERSAAALKEAAERIIQSFLDADAPAAPGSSCGAVAP; this is encoded by the coding sequence ATGGCAGGACGGTCACCGGCGGGGCAGCGGGTCTGGGGCGTCGCGTGCGATCTCTTCTACCAAGAGGGCATCCGCGCGGTCGGCGTCGCCGAGATCGCCGAGCGTTCCGGGGTCGGGAAGCCCAGCATCTACCGGAGCTTCGAGTCCAAGGACCATCTGGCCGTCGCCTATGTGAAGGCGCAGGCAGACCCCCCGCGCGACTGGCTGGAGGCGGCGCGCGGGGCGTGTCCCGGCGATCCGCTGGCCCAACTGCGCCACGTCATAGGCGCCATCGCGGACCGGATCAGCGAGCCGGACTTCCGCGGCTGCCCGTTGGCCAACGCCTGCGTCGAATTCCCCGACCGCGACCACCCGGTGCACCGGACGGCCGGCGGGCTGAAGGCCGAGTACCTGGAGATGCTGGCCGATCTGATCGCCCCGCTGCCGGTCCGCGATCCGCAGGGTCTGGCCTACATGCTCCAGATGCTGGTGGAGGGCGCCAACGTCACCACGCAGATCTTCTCGGCCGAGCGCTCCGCGGCCGCGCTGAAGGAGGCGGCGGAGCGGATCATCCAGTCCTTCCTGGACGCGGACGCTCCCGCGGCCCCCGGCAGCTCCTGCGGCGCGGTGGCCCCGTAG
- a CDS encoding C40 family peptidase, with the protein MASHRKPKQRSLTSSTARAAALLALTGTASATLLDGTGHAEHHLTPAQVRAKVDEYRREAEEATEKYNGAKDKADKARRALDALRDQAARRTTRLNAARNALGAFAAAQYRSGTIAPALQLALSSSPDQYLQRASLVERAGNRQTALITAVGRQERTLRQVRGEAADRLAALRLSQTAAARHKRTVQEKLAAADRLLDRLTDEQRRRLSAAQEARDGGKAGAGSPVPATGRAALAVSYAYAALGKPYIWGATGPHGYDCSGLTQAAWRAAGVSLPRTTYTQISAGQRVQRDQLAPGDLVFFYSGISHVGIYIGGGRMIHAPHPGAPVRVASVSDMPFAGAARPA; encoded by the coding sequence GTGGCGTCGCACAGGAAGCCCAAGCAGCGCTCGCTCACCAGCAGCACCGCCCGCGCGGCCGCGCTCCTCGCCCTCACGGGCACCGCGTCCGCCACCCTCCTCGACGGCACCGGGCACGCCGAGCACCACCTCACCCCCGCTCAGGTGAGGGCGAAGGTCGATGAGTACCGACGGGAGGCCGAGGAGGCCACCGAGAAGTACAACGGCGCGAAGGACAAGGCCGACAAGGCCCGGCGGGCGCTGGACGCGCTGCGCGACCAGGCCGCCCGCCGCACCACCCGGCTCAACGCCGCGCGCAACGCCCTCGGCGCCTTCGCCGCCGCCCAGTACCGCTCCGGGACCATCGCCCCGGCCCTCCAGCTCGCCCTGTCCTCTTCCCCCGACCAGTACCTCCAGCGCGCCTCGCTCGTCGAGCGCGCGGGGAACCGCCAGACCGCCCTGATCACCGCCGTCGGCCGTCAGGAGCGGACATTACGCCAGGTCCGCGGCGAGGCGGCCGACCGCCTCGCCGCTCTGCGCCTCTCCCAGACGGCGGCCGCCCGCCACAAGCGGACCGTCCAGGAGAAGCTCGCCGCCGCCGACCGCCTCCTCGACCGGCTGACCGACGAGCAGCGGCGGCGTCTGTCGGCGGCCCAGGAGGCCCGGGACGGCGGCAAGGCCGGGGCCGGCTCGCCCGTTCCCGCCACGGGCCGCGCCGCCCTCGCCGTCTCCTACGCGTACGCGGCCCTCGGCAAGCCGTACATCTGGGGCGCCACCGGCCCCCATGGCTATGACTGCTCGGGGCTCACGCAGGCCGCCTGGCGCGCCGCCGGTGTCTCCCTGCCCCGCACCACCTACACCCAGATCAGCGCCGGGCAGCGGGTCCAGCGTGACCAACTGGCCCCTGGCGACCTGGTCTTCTTCTACTCCGGCATCAGCCATGTCGGCATCTACATCGGCGGCGGCCGCATGATCCACGCCCCACACCCCGGAGCCCCCGTGCGGGTGGCCTCCGTGTCCGACATGCCTTTCGCGGGAGCGGCCCGCCCGGCGTAA
- a CDS encoding nitroreductase yields MTTTLPCPTLRANAERLIRGRRAVRAFRPDPVPQETLRAVFSLAGAAPSNSNTQPWHIEVVSGASRDRLSADLRAAHAAGRMTPDFPYDDGMYGDVHQKRRRAAGAAMYGALGIGRDDQAARAAYDVESLDFYGAPHVALLFLPSTAEVRMAADVGMYGQTLLLALTAHGIASCPQGLLSFYADTVRRSLGVAADRKLLLGVSFGYADPSAPVNGISIPRAELSETTRFSD; encoded by the coding sequence ATGACCACCACCCTCCCCTGCCCGACCCTGCGCGCCAACGCCGAGCGGCTCATCCGTGGCCGCCGGGCCGTCCGCGCCTTCCGCCCCGACCCCGTACCGCAGGAGACCCTCCGCGCCGTGTTCTCCCTCGCGGGCGCGGCGCCCTCCAACTCCAACACCCAGCCCTGGCATATCGAGGTGGTCAGCGGCGCGTCCCGCGACCGGCTCAGCGCGGATCTGCGAGCCGCCCACGCCGCCGGGCGGATGACCCCGGACTTCCCCTACGACGACGGCATGTACGGCGACGTCCACCAGAAGCGGCGCCGCGCGGCGGGCGCCGCGATGTACGGCGCGCTGGGCATAGGCCGCGACGATCAGGCGGCCCGCGCCGCGTACGACGTCGAAAGCCTGGACTTCTACGGCGCCCCGCACGTCGCCCTGCTGTTCCTGCCGTCCACCGCGGAGGTGCGGATGGCGGCCGACGTCGGCATGTACGGCCAGACCCTGCTGCTCGCCCTGACCGCCCATGGCATCGCGAGCTGCCCGCAGGGCCTCCTCAGCTTCTATGCCGACACGGTGCGCCGCTCTCTGGGCGTCGCGGCGGACCGCAAGCTGCTGCTCGGCGTCTCCTTCGGCTACGCGGACCCGTCCGCCCCGGTGAACGGCATCTCCATCCCGCGTGCGGAGTTGAGCGAAACGACCCGCTTCAGCGACTGA
- a CDS encoding SDR family NAD(P)-dependent oxidoreductase encodes MPSASPTEPWDVHRLPSAQGKTFLVTGGNAGIGYFVAEQLAGTGATVVLGSRDPAKADAAVASIRSRLPDARVRHIRLDLAALSSLKASVEALGLDRLDAVVHNAGVKFDQPPRRETDDGHEAMFGINHLGHFALTHWLMPLLTAAPEGRVVTTGSFAAKSERLDLDDLQSIRDYRPERTYGRSKLAQMLFGFELDRRLRAVGSTVRSVVTHPGGALDSLTPSRPPIHVRTTGERLRGLPAGVLIQGKEAAAWPAVRAVLDPSVTGGELWVPRTFGLRGVPRREPVRGHLADAEVAAHLWSASRDLTGVEPEFGPAQGPDQDA; translated from the coding sequence ATGCCTTCCGCATCCCCGACCGAGCCATGGGACGTCCACCGGCTGCCGTCCGCCCAGGGCAAGACCTTCCTGGTGACCGGCGGCAACGCGGGGATCGGGTACTTCGTCGCCGAACAGCTCGCCGGTACGGGGGCCACCGTCGTCCTCGGCAGCCGGGACCCGGCGAAGGCGGACGCCGCCGTGGCCTCGATCCGCTCCCGGCTCCCCGATGCCCGGGTGCGTCATATCCGGCTGGACCTCGCCGCTCTCTCCTCGCTCAAAGCCTCCGTGGAAGCGCTGGGGTTGGATCGTCTGGACGCGGTCGTCCACAACGCCGGGGTGAAGTTCGACCAGCCACCCCGCCGTGAGACCGACGACGGCCATGAGGCGATGTTCGGGATCAACCACCTCGGGCACTTCGCGCTGACCCACTGGCTGATGCCCCTGCTCACCGCCGCGCCCGAGGGCCGCGTCGTCACCACGGGCAGCTTCGCGGCCAAGTCCGAGCGGCTGGACCTCGACGACCTCCAGAGCATCCGTGACTACCGGCCGGAGCGCACCTATGGGCGGTCGAAACTGGCCCAGATGCTCTTCGGTTTCGAACTCGACCGCCGGCTGAGGGCGGTCGGCAGCACGGTGCGGAGCGTGGTCACCCACCCGGGCGGCGCGCTCGACTCCCTCACCCCCTCGCGCCCGCCGATCCACGTCCGTACGACCGGCGAACGGCTGCGGGGTCTGCCCGCCGGTGTCCTCATCCAGGGCAAGGAGGCCGCCGCCTGGCCCGCCGTACGAGCGGTCCTCGACCCGTCCGTCACCGGCGGCGAGCTATGGGTCCCCCGGACCTTCGGCCTCCGCGGCGTCCCCCGGCGCGAGCCCGTCCGAGGCCATCTGGCGGATGCGGAGGTCGCGGCACACCTGTGGTCGGCGAGCCGCGACCTGACGGGGGTCGAGCCGGAGTTCGGTCCGGCACAAGGACCAGATCAGGACGCGTAG